The Streptococcus pluranimalium genome contains a region encoding:
- a CDS encoding alpha/beta hydrolase — MAKRTRLNNYYLEMVEHHLHVPYYDEERRIRVLLPKDYHKEDWASYPVLYMHDGQNVFYSKESFSGYSWKVIPTIKYHKELPKMIIVGIDNAGDNRLNEYAPWMTDVGTTPETASVGGDGMAYGEWVVNTVKPFIDKTYRTLTDPEHTLLAGSSMGGIITAYMGAAYPDVFGNLGVFSLASWFSERDFLRFCDHHPLAKSSRVYIQVGTLEGDEVDETFASNMNQRYIDCTLHYYQSLLKSGSSMDNVKLKIMANEIHHEKHWADHFLEFLQFTLKD, encoded by the coding sequence ATGGCAAAAAGAACCCGACTTAACAATTACTATCTGGAAATGGTGGAACATCATCTTCATGTGCCTTACTACGATGAAGAGCGGCGCATCCGTGTGCTTCTCCCTAAAGATTACCACAAAGAAGATTGGGCGTCTTATCCTGTTTTATACATGCACGATGGGCAAAATGTCTTCTATAGTAAAGAATCTTTTTCTGGCTACTCTTGGAAGGTTATTCCTACCATCAAATATCATAAAGAGCTACCTAAAATGATTATCGTAGGGATAGATAATGCTGGTGATAACCGTCTTAACGAATATGCACCTTGGATGACCGATGTTGGCACAACTCCTGAAACAGCTAGTGTTGGTGGAGACGGCATGGCTTATGGTGAGTGGGTGGTTAACACCGTTAAACCCTTTATTGATAAGACTTATCGTACCTTGACTGATCCTGAGCACACGCTCCTAGCTGGGTCCTCTATGGGAGGGATTATCACAGCCTATATGGGTGCAGCCTACCCTGACGTTTTTGGTAATCTCGGGGTTTTCTCACTAGCCTCTTGGTTCAGCGAACGAGATTTTTTACGGTTTTGTGACCATCATCCATTAGCCAAATCCAGCAGGGTTTATATCCAAGTTGGGACTCTTGAAGGGGATGAAGTTGATGAAACCTTCGCTTCTAACATGAACCAACGCTACATAGACTGTACGCTTCATTACTACCAATCGCTCCTTAAATCTGGAAGCAGCATGGACAATGTCAAACTCAAAATCATGGCTAATGAAATCCACCACGAAAAACACTGGGCCGACCACTTCCTAGAATTCTTACAATTCACTTTAAAAGATTAA
- a CDS encoding response regulator transcription factor, whose protein sequence is MANILVVDDEYDLLVLVKNILKKNNHLVEILQNPLDLNTDTLTKFDLILLDVMMPGIDGFSLCKKIRSKVDCPILFLTAKTMEEDIVEGLLNGGDDYITKPFGVHELLARVEAHLRREKREKHLNLNLGRIHFNLSSNEVFVNNEKIKLTKAEYRILELLARRKGQVFSREQIYETIFGFDSTGNSSTISEHIKNIRAKFQKYEEYPIETVWGIGYKWH, encoded by the coding sequence GTGGCAAATATTTTAGTTGTTGATGATGAATACGATTTATTGGTTCTTGTGAAAAATATTTTAAAAAAGAATAATCATCTTGTTGAAATCTTGCAAAATCCTTTAGACCTAAATACCGATACTTTGACCAAATTTGATTTAATTTTACTTGATGTTATGATGCCAGGGATTGATGGTTTTAGTCTTTGTAAAAAAATCCGTAGCAAAGTGGACTGCCCTATCCTCTTTTTAACAGCTAAGACAATGGAAGAGGATATTGTAGAAGGGCTATTAAATGGAGGAGATGATTATATCACAAAGCCATTTGGTGTCCATGAATTATTGGCAAGAGTTGAAGCACATCTACGAAGGGAGAAAAGAGAAAAACATTTGAATTTAAACTTAGGTAGAATTCACTTTAATTTATCTTCTAATGAAGTATTTGTGAATAATGAAAAAATCAAACTAACAAAGGCTGAGTATCGTATTTTAGAATTGTTAGCTAGACGAAAAGGTCAGGTTTTTTCTAGAGAACAAATCTATGAAACTATTTTTGGATTTGATAGTACCGGTAATTCTTCTACTATTTCGGAACATATTAAAAATATAAGAGCTAAATTTCAAAAATACGAAGAATATCCTATTGAGACAGTTTGGGGAATTGGTTATAAATGGCATTAA
- a CDS encoding sensor histidine kinase: MALNKKGQTLKVIFLKYLGSVGIGLVIAIGVSLLSFITFYQTGLIIPANETENQIIDNKTAILHQKKFDDSLIPDKASYIYLNLDGEILQSNMTKENEIKAIHFHNREEISTPKSSFIEYKRPDGYIIINYQLEPHYSINWMNDYFPKINFLFASLLIVFCFISTFLVTLFWAKYMTKQLIPMMEASQKIAQQNLDIEISFSKIREFNDVLNSIDNMKRALSLSLKENWLQEEEKRNQISALTHDLKTPTAIVKGNAELLSETDLTEEQSEYVSFIIKNMNRISEYTKTLMTVNQSIKELDFSLEKVSMTDFIERVRLIASEIVEINERLLKEDIDVGNNILLINLVLFERAFQNLLNNAIQYSPDNAPIEIMIETATNKLYLSVIDQGSGFSLEDLAHGVQQFYRGDKSRHSSDNYGLGLYIAFQIMTFHSGELILENNLAKDGAKVTLVFPLL; encoded by the coding sequence ATGGCATTAAATAAAAAAGGACAAACTCTGAAAGTCATTTTTCTCAAATATTTAGGGAGTGTTGGGATCGGCTTAGTCATAGCTATAGGAGTTTCATTACTTAGCTTTATTACTTTTTATCAAACGGGATTAATCATTCCTGCAAATGAAACGGAAAATCAAATAATAGACAATAAAACAGCAATTTTACACCAAAAGAAATTTGATGATAGTTTAATTCCTGATAAAGCAAGCTATATTTATCTGAATTTAGACGGTGAAATTCTTCAGTCTAATATGACTAAAGAAAATGAAATTAAGGCAATCCATTTTCACAATAGAGAAGAAATCTCAACGCCCAAATCATCATTTATAGAATATAAGAGACCTGATGGTTACATTATTATCAATTATCAACTTGAGCCGCATTATTCAATTAATTGGATGAATGATTATTTTCCTAAAATTAACTTTTTATTTGCCAGTTTACTAATCGTTTTCTGTTTTATCAGCACTTTTTTAGTCACTCTTTTCTGGGCTAAGTACATGACAAAGCAATTAATCCCTATGATGGAAGCATCACAGAAAATAGCTCAACAAAATCTTGATATTGAGATTAGTTTTTCAAAAATTAGAGAGTTTAATGATGTTTTGAATAGTATTGACAACATGAAACGGGCTTTGAGTCTATCGTTAAAAGAAAATTGGCTTCAAGAGGAGGAAAAAAGAAATCAAATATCAGCATTAACACATGACCTCAAAACGCCTACAGCTATTGTGAAAGGTAATGCTGAATTATTAAGTGAAACTGATTTAACCGAAGAGCAGTCAGAGTATGTTTCTTTTATTATTAAAAACATGAACCGTATTTCAGAATATACCAAAACTTTAATGACGGTAAATCAATCCATTAAAGAGTTGGATTTTTCACTAGAAAAAGTCTCAATGACAGATTTTATTGAAAGAGTAAGGCTTATCGCAAGTGAGATAGTAGAAATTAACGAAAGGTTATTGAAAGAAGATATTGATGTTGGCAATAATATTCTATTGATTAATTTAGTGCTTTTTGAAAGAGCTTTTCAAAATCTGTTAAATAATGCCATTCAATATTCTCCAGATAATGCTCCTATTGAAATAATGATAGAAACTGCTACAAATAAATTGTACCTATCTGTAATTGATCAGGGTTCGGGATTTTCTTTAGAAGATTTGGCACATGGGGTACAACAATTTTATCGTGGTGATAAAAGTAGGCATTCATCGGATAACTACGGTTTAGGGTTATACATAGCGTTTCAGATTATGACATTCCATAGCGGCGAATTAATATTAGAAAATAATCTTGCTAAAGATGGAGCGAAAGTCACATTGGTATTTCCATTGTTGTAA
- a CDS encoding ATP-grasp domain-containing protein, with protein MTDKLNFVMISPHFPTNFETFAHRLYESGMNTLGIADVPYDQLSEGLRQHLTEYYRVDDMQDYDQVYRAVAYFAHKYGRIDRVESHNEFWLELDAKLRTDFNVFGFKNEDMLAIKTKRQMKEVFRNQGLKVAAGDTFKTDKEAKKLAKKLGFPIIVKPNSGVGASDTYKLKTSDELDHFLANRSSQVDYIMEEFMDGDIITFDGLADHDGKIVFYSSLEHSEAVLDTVANGTDMYYFLPREINPELVTLGEKCVSAFNIKERFFHFEFFRIKETGEIIPLEVNCRPPGGMTIDMWNYANDFDIFKEYANVVKENHFKSESKRPYHVFYISRRGDKEYRHSLEDIRQYFGQHLVSIVSVPGIFSEIMGQDGIIGRCPERETMRDLIRYAQEKV; from the coding sequence ATGACAGATAAATTGAATTTTGTAATGATTTCACCGCATTTTCCGACGAATTTTGAAACCTTTGCCCATCGTTTATATGAAAGTGGAATGAACACTTTAGGAATCGCTGATGTGCCTTATGATCAATTGTCGGAAGGTCTTCGACAACATCTGACCGAGTATTATCGTGTGGATGATATGCAAGACTATGACCAAGTTTATCGAGCAGTTGCTTATTTTGCCCATAAATACGGTCGTATTGATCGTGTTGAATCGCATAATGAATTTTGGTTGGAACTGGATGCTAAATTACGTACTGATTTTAACGTTTTTGGCTTTAAGAACGAAGACATGTTGGCTATAAAAACCAAACGTCAAATGAAAGAAGTTTTTCGTAATCAAGGTCTGAAAGTAGCGGCAGGGGATACCTTTAAAACGGACAAGGAAGCTAAGAAGTTAGCTAAAAAACTAGGATTTCCTATTATCGTTAAGCCAAATTCGGGTGTCGGGGCTTCTGATACTTATAAATTAAAGACAAGTGATGAATTGGATCATTTCTTGGCCAATCGCTCTTCTCAGGTGGATTACATCATGGAAGAGTTTATGGATGGAGATATTATCACCTTTGATGGTTTAGCTGATCATGATGGTAAGATTGTTTTCTATTCTAGTTTAGAACATTCAGAGGCTGTTTTAGATACGGTTGCTAATGGTACGGACATGTATTATTTCTTACCAAGAGAGATTAATCCTGAGTTGGTTACTCTGGGAGAAAAGTGTGTTTCAGCTTTTAATATCAAAGAGCGCTTTTTCCATTTTGAATTTTTCCGTATCAAGGAAACAGGCGAGATTATTCCACTTGAAGTGAACTGCCGCCCACCAGGTGGGATGACTATTGATATGTGGAACTACGCCAACGATTTCGATATTTTCAAAGAATACGCCAATGTGGTCAAGGAAAATCACTTTAAATCCGAAAGCAAACGTCCTTATCATGTTTTTTACATCTCCCGTCGAGGGGATAAGGAATATCGTCACAGTTTAGAGGATATTCGACAATACTTTGGTCAACATTTGGTATCTATAGTATCGGTGCCAGGAATCTTTTCAGAGATTATGGGTCAGGACGGTATTATTGGGCGTTGTCCTGAGCGCGAAACCATGCGAGATTTGATCCGTTATGCTCAAGAAAAGGTTTAG
- a CDS encoding esterase family protein, which yields MKFERRSQWSGELGREMSFNVYGHAGKPVVVFPSSGGSHDEYADFGMIEACQPWIDRGLVQFFTPDSYDSESWLNLGKSGHDMALAHDAYDRYIVNELVPLIRHETGWQGGLVATGCSMGGFHTVNFALKHPDLFDVSVALSGVYDARFFTGEFGDDQAIYFNSPLDYLWQQNDPWFLDRYRNNRMIVAVGQGAWEEPHVYDTKRLEEVFTTKELPAWFDYWGHDVAHDWEWWRKQMPFFMGKLEEEGRLG from the coding sequence ATGAAATTTGAACGTCGTAGTCAGTGGTCAGGGGAACTTGGTCGCGAAATGTCTTTTAATGTTTATGGGCATGCTGGAAAGCCAGTTGTCGTCTTTCCATCATCTGGTGGTAGCCATGATGAGTATGCTGATTTTGGTATGATTGAAGCTTGTCAACCTTGGATTGATCGTGGCTTGGTTCAGTTTTTTACGCCTGATTCTTATGATTCAGAATCATGGTTGAACCTAGGTAAGTCTGGTCACGATATGGCACTTGCTCACGATGCCTATGATCGCTATATTGTTAATGAACTAGTACCACTAATTCGCCATGAAACTGGCTGGCAAGGTGGCCTGGTAGCAACGGGATGCTCTATGGGTGGCTTCCATACGGTTAATTTTGCTTTGAAACACCCTGATTTATTTGATGTATCTGTTGCCCTGTCTGGTGTCTATGATGCGCGATTCTTCACTGGTGAATTCGGTGATGATCAGGCGATTTATTTTAATTCGCCACTGGACTACTTATGGCAGCAAAATGATCCTTGGTTTTTGGATCGCTACCGTAACAATCGTATGATTGTTGCTGTTGGTCAGGGGGCTTGGGAAGAGCCTCATGTCTATGATACGAAACGGTTAGAAGAAGTTTTTACTACAAAAGAGCTTCCAGCTTGGTTTGATTATTGGGGTCATGATGTTGCCCATGATTGGGAATGGTGGCGCAAGCAAATGCCATTCTTTATGGGTAAACTAGAAGAAGAAGGTCGCCTGGGCTAG
- a CDS encoding lantibiotic immunity ABC transporter MutE/EpiE family permease subunit, with product MKRYIHAENLKNKRTFLIKLPLIAPIIAVLHAFVLMPFYFTVNAYNWWYVILMPATFALIPALMHRKEDKKLNYRAIFPLNVNLKKVWVAKIVITFTYMGLATLCHLLYVLIFQWFVGRELSPDYSIVTLFFASLLLLLTNLWQIPWCFFLAKKFGLVVSIVGNAIIGLGLGILVSDTSMWLYCPYSWGLRLMVPVLHILPNGVPTDLSNPMITSTSLWLPCLLSICLFYILTISTANWFSKQEVTS from the coding sequence ATGAAGCGCTATATTCATGCTGAAAATTTAAAGAATAAACGTACTTTTTTGATAAAATTACCTTTAATTGCTCCTATCATTGCTGTTCTACATGCCTTTGTATTAATGCCTTTTTATTTTACAGTTAATGCATACAATTGGTGGTATGTCATTTTAATGCCCGCGACGTTTGCTTTAATACCTGCTTTGATGCACAGAAAAGAAGATAAAAAACTCAATTACAGAGCCATTTTCCCTTTGAATGTTAATTTAAAAAAAGTTTGGGTGGCAAAAATTGTAATAACTTTTACTTATATGGGTCTTGCAACACTATGTCATTTACTATATGTCTTAATTTTTCAATGGTTTGTTGGAAGAGAATTGTCTCCTGACTATAGCATTGTAACTTTATTTTTTGCAAGTTTACTGTTACTTTTAACAAACCTTTGGCAGATACCATGGTGCTTCTTTTTAGCTAAAAAATTTGGTCTTGTCGTTAGTATTGTTGGAAATGCTATCATAGGTTTAGGGCTAGGAATTTTAGTGTCTGATACTTCTATGTGGCTGTATTGTCCTTATTCTTGGGGACTTAGGCTGATGGTACCAGTTTTACATATTCTTCCAAATGGTGTTCCAACAGACCTATCAAACCCAATGATTACCAGTACGTCATTATGGCTACCTTGTCTCTTATCAATATGTCTGTTTTATATATTGACAATTTCAACTGCAAATTGGTTTTCAAAGCAGGAGGTGACATCATGA
- a CDS encoding lantibiotic immunity ABC transporter MutG family permease subunit has protein sequence MMNIVKSEFLKLKHTWILEAHIFLPILYALIFYVASQFTSLKNFGNDVIIENYLVLLGVVLPIICGVITSKVIDMEANAGRFQVILSTTKSRSKPYIGKLIVLLVNLLISVSLSITVFSLLFGHQSPINCLIEVLCLTGGATTIYMIHLLVSVNFGSGVSIGLGFVETLLALLSMTAIGDDIWYFLPCTWSSRLAATYIVGTNFSDQTYLYRELNTWLYVSLPLTLIIFWGSVKWVNYWDGNPFID, from the coding sequence ATGATGAATATAGTAAAGTCAGAATTTTTAAAATTAAAGCATACCTGGATTTTAGAAGCTCATATATTTTTACCAATTTTATATGCTCTGATTTTCTATGTGGCAAGCCAGTTTACGAGTTTAAAAAATTTTGGTAATGACGTTATCATAGAAAATTATTTAGTCCTTCTTGGAGTAGTTCTTCCAATCATTTGTGGCGTTATAACATCTAAAGTTATAGATATGGAAGCAAATGCAGGTCGATTTCAAGTCATCCTATCTACTACAAAATCTCGGAGTAAACCTTATATCGGAAAATTAATAGTGTTATTGGTTAATTTATTAATCTCTGTCAGTCTTTCCATTACAGTCTTTTCTTTGCTTTTTGGACATCAGTCTCCAATAAACTGTCTCATTGAAGTGTTATGTCTTACCGGTGGAGCCACAACAATTTATATGATTCATCTATTGGTATCGGTGAACTTCGGGAGCGGAGTCTCAATTGGACTAGGGTTTGTAGAGACATTGCTTGCTTTACTTTCAATGACCGCTATTGGTGATGACATTTGGTATTTTTTGCCATGTACTTGGTCATCAAGATTAGCTGCTACTTATATTGTCGGCACCAATTTTAGTGATCAAACTTATTTATATAGAGAATTAAATACTTGGCTTTATGTGTCTCTTCCTTTGACTCTGATTATTTTTTGGGGATCAGTAAAATGGGTTAATTATTGGGATGGAAATCCTTTTATTGATTGA
- a CDS encoding MBL fold metallo-hydrolase, with the protein MKTHKIYNTVAGENTYLLESETGLLVIDPGSDWSKIEKRIKDLDKPVLAILLTHTHYDHILSVEAVRKHFNQPPLYVSEKEASWLQSPVDNLSGLPRHDDMDDVIVAPAEHIFELRKHYVIGDFNYTVVPTPGHSWGSVSFIFTEEEVIFSGDALFKETIGRTDLPTGNFDDLISGIRQELFTQPNHFTVHPGHGQSTTIAHEKNVNPYFQ; encoded by the coding sequence ATGAAAACACATAAAATTTATAATACCGTAGCCGGCGAAAACACCTATTTATTAGAATCCGAAACAGGACTCCTGGTCATTGACCCAGGCAGTGACTGGTCAAAAATTGAAAAGCGTATCAAAGATCTAGACAAACCTGTCCTTGCCATTCTCTTGACCCATACCCACTATGACCATATCTTGAGCGTCGAAGCTGTCCGCAAACACTTCAATCAGCCCCCACTTTATGTTTCTGAAAAAGAAGCTTCTTGGTTGCAATCTCCGGTGGACAACCTATCAGGTCTCCCACGACATGACGATATGGATGACGTCATTGTAGCGCCAGCTGAGCATATCTTTGAGCTCCGTAAACACTATGTTATCGGCGATTTCAACTATACAGTTGTGCCAACTCCGGGACATTCTTGGGGCAGTGTTTCCTTCATTTTCACTGAAGAGGAAGTTATTTTTTCTGGTGATGCCCTCTTTAAAGAAACCATTGGACGAACCGATCTGCCGACAGGAAATTTTGATGACCTCATTTCAGGCATTCGTCAAGAACTTTTCACCCAGCCAAATCATTTTACCGTTCATCCAGGTCATGGCCAAAGCACAACCATCGCCCACGAAAAAAACGTTAACCCCTACTTTCAATGA
- a CDS encoding rhodanese-like domain-containing protein, whose protein sequence is MTVKDDIVKGNALLIDVRGRDEFAEKHIKGAQNLPVDQIEAGQLDLPKDQKIYLHCKLGPRADRAEAALKAAGYTDVHNLKTLEAVEALGLRSES, encoded by the coding sequence ATGACCGTTAAAGATGATATTGTAAAAGGCAATGCCCTTTTAATTGACGTTCGTGGTAGAGATGAATTTGCTGAAAAGCACATTAAAGGTGCCCAAAATTTACCTGTAGATCAGATTGAGGCAGGTCAGCTTGATTTACCAAAAGATCAGAAAATCTATCTCCACTGCAAGTTAGGGCCACGGGCTGACCGAGCTGAAGCAGCCCTTAAAGCGGCGGGCTACACAGATGTACACAATCTCAAAACATTAGAGGCAGTAGAGGCTCTGGGATTAAGAAGTGAATCTTGA
- a CDS encoding NAD(P)-dependent oxidoreductase, with protein sequence MEKAKVLILGQPLEEGLSELKEVFQVDQAPLENTRDWLLEHLADYDALYTTQLPVDKEMIDAGENLKIISTHSVGFDHIDIDYAEEKGIVVSNSPEAVMIPTAELAVTLMLSIMRHVAFLDRRLRDGEWVNTTLPSGLSQGLNGKTVGIFGFGRIGQEVAKMVQVFGATVIYNKRHPLAKDQEEELQVSYRDFDDLVREADVISLHAPATADTKGLFDEEVFSKMKEGAFLVNTARGALVDEEAMITALKSGQLAGAGLDVYEVEGRSHPDLIKLDNVVMTPHSGSATWDARIKLSRETAQNIISYLHDGKIINQVNA encoded by the coding sequence ATGGAAAAAGCAAAAGTTCTGATTTTAGGACAACCCTTAGAAGAAGGTTTGTCTGAGTTAAAAGAGGTTTTTCAAGTTGATCAAGCACCTTTAGAAAATACGAGAGACTGGCTTTTAGAACATTTAGCAGATTATGATGCCCTTTATACGACTCAATTACCAGTTGATAAGGAGATGATTGATGCAGGTGAAAATCTCAAAATCATTTCAACACACAGTGTTGGATTTGATCATATTGATATTGACTATGCTGAAGAAAAGGGTATAGTGGTATCTAATTCACCTGAAGCCGTCATGATACCGACAGCAGAATTGGCTGTGACCTTGATGCTATCAATCATGCGTCATGTTGCCTTTCTAGATCGTCGTCTCCGTGATGGGGAATGGGTTAACACCACTTTACCGAGTGGCCTTAGTCAGGGATTAAACGGTAAAACCGTCGGTATTTTTGGGTTTGGTCGCATCGGTCAAGAAGTGGCTAAAATGGTTCAGGTTTTTGGTGCTACTGTGATTTACAACAAACGTCATCCCTTAGCAAAGGATCAGGAAGAGGAACTACAGGTGTCCTACCGTGATTTCGATGATTTAGTCAGAGAAGCAGATGTTATCAGTTTGCACGCGCCAGCAACAGCTGACACAAAAGGTCTCTTTGATGAAGAAGTCTTTAGCAAGATGAAAGAAGGTGCCTTTTTAGTTAATACCGCTCGTGGTGCCTTAGTTGATGAGGAAGCCATGATTACTGCCCTTAAATCTGGTCAATTAGCCGGTGCAGGCCTAGACGTTTATGAGGTAGAAGGACGATCACACCCAGACTTAATCAAACTAGATAATGTAGTCATGACTCCGCATTCTGGTTCAGCCACTTGGGATGCTCGTATTAAACTATCTCGTGAAACAGCTCAAAATATCATTTCCTATCTTCACGACGGAAAAATCATCAATCAAGTCAATGCTTAA